A stretch of the Aegilops tauschii subsp. strangulata cultivar AL8/78 chromosome 4, Aet v6.0, whole genome shotgun sequence genome encodes the following:
- the LOC123493569 gene encoding uncharacterized protein: MEFPSARRIRRSAPPPDGAGSGGGPDGGDRISALPEDMLLQILGRLGCSRAAARTSVLARRWRGLWARLPALTFRDVPAEAVKKALARVRPHPGVSVLDIRLARSALREAAKRDDAQAKSLLLAARRISPKDVVFFLPRSYIVKPGRRVEIAVPRFLRTTSIELDAHLLRVKLPDAELPALERLSLSGNIVDLAAFLNRCPRLRLLSVTYRDLEPSLLEAALVALKVPLGLGLIVFLLGIEFGQSHENYDVEDAQFASILHAASRLSPRELVFITDFDRCLRADLPCFPNATSITMTVRSVYFTRQMSNDQFSALERLSLMGCTVRDVSTMVYQCPCLRVLKMNADTSTRDITVHSLSLQELELVAHETQCEGINITTPILEQLKLDLCASSDLSVSVSAPILEKVSWRFAYSTLAYIFGLWFLQKLEVDTIEDYKYKDGELINEGEDACSQPHRVHVVSLHIFAHKDMGTKLNLKREIDKIPVTNFTVLELHLHAKRHAIAAFVFHLLSMHQIQTTTQRLKLVLSRWPEMSKCLKKCPCNEPMNWRNQIISLNHLEEVEIKNFRGGDHEIDFVTQMFSWAPNIKRMPISLTSEIKPTDIGGCAMSVYNICLGHPSVNSFVYLSSGERVPCSSMEGDSDRVVIGHD, from the exons ATGGAGTTCCCATCGGCGCGCCGCATCAGGCGCTCGGCGCCGCCGCCGGATGGAGCAGGCTCCGGTGGTGGCCCGGACGGAGGCGACCGCATCAGCGCGCTCCCGGAGGACATGCTCCTCCAGATCCTCGGGCGGCTGGGCTGCTCCCGCGCCGCCGCGCGCACCAGCGTCCTCGCGCGCCGGTGGCGCGGCCTCTGGGCGCGCCTCCCCGCGCTCACCTTCCGCGACGTCCCGGCCGAGGCGGTCAAGAAGGCGCTCGCCCGCGTCCGTCCGCATCCGGGCGTGTCCGTCCTCGACATCCGTCTCGCGAGGAGCGCGCTGCGCGAGGCGGCCAAGCGCGACGACGCCCAGGCCAAGTCGCTGCTGCTCGCCGCCAGGCGGATCTCGCCCAAGgacgtcgtcttcttcctcccccgGTCTTACATAGTGAAGCCGGGCCGGCGCGTCGAGATCGCCGTGCCCCGCTTCCTCCGCACCACCTCCATCGAGCTGGACGCCCATTTGCTCCGCGTCAAGCTGCCGGACGCCGAGCTCCCCGCGCTGGAGAGGCTGTCTCTCTCTGGCAACATCGTCGACCTTGCGGCCTTTCTCAACCGCTGCCCGCGGTTGCGCTTGCTGAGCGTCACCTACCGTGACCTCGAGCCAAGCTTGCTCGAAGCGGCCCTGGTGGCGCTCAAGGTTCCTTTGGGGCTTGGCCTTATTGTGTTCCTCCTTGGCATCGAGTTCGGCCAGAGTCATGAGAACTATGATGTGGAAGACGCTCAATTTGCATCCATTCTCCACGCGGCGTCGAGGCTCTCTCCGCGGGAGCTTGTCTTCATTACCGACTTCGACAGATGCCTTCGTGCCGACCTGCCATGCTTCCCTAATGCCACATCGATTACGATGACGGTGCGGTCCGTCTATTTCACACGGCAAATGTCGAATGACCAGTTCTCGGCACTTGAGAGGTTGTCTCTCATGGGTTGCACCGTCCGTGACGTTTCCACCATGGTCTACCAATGCCCATGCCTGCGTGTGCTTAAGATGAATGCAGATACGTCTACACGTGATATTACAGTGCACTCTCTGTCGCTGCAAGAGTTGGAGCTTGTTGCCCACGAAACACAATGTGAGGGCATCAACATCACGACTCCGATACTTGAGCAACTGAAGCTTGATCTTTGTGCAAGCTCGGACCTCAGCGTGTCTGTCTCGGCGCCAATTTTGGAGAAGGTCTCATGGAGGTTTGCATATTCAACGTTGGCTTATATCTTTGGGTTATGGTTTCTTCAAAAACTGGAGGTGGACACGATAGAGGATTACAAATACAAAGATGGGGAGCTCATCAATGAAGGCGAAGATGCATGTTCACAGCCCCATCGTGTTCATGTCGTATCTTTGCACATATTTGCTCAT AAGGATATGGGTACAAAACTAAACCTTAAGCGGGAGATAGACAAAATTCCAGTTACCAACTTTACAGTCTTGGAGCTACATCTGCATGCAAAGAGGCATGCTATAGCAGCATTTGTGTTCCATCTTCTTAGCATGCATCAAATTCAAACTACTACACAAAGGCTTAAGCTTGTCCTATCGAGGTGGCCTGAG ATGTCAAAGTGTCTTAAAAAGTGTCCTTGCAATGAGCCCATGAACTGGAGGAACCAAATTATCTCCTTGAATCATCTTGAAGAAGTAGAAATTAAAAACTTTAGAGGAGGGGATCATGAGATTGATTTCGTGACACAGATGTTTAGTTGGGCGCCAAATATTAAAAGAATGCCCATCAGCCTGACATCAGAGATTAAACCAACTGACATTGGAGGTTGCGCCATGAGTGTCTACAATATATGTTTGGGCCATCCTTCTGTGAACTCATTTGTTTATCTTAGCTCTGGTGAACGGGTACCATGCTCCTCGATGGAAGGTGATAGTGATAGAGTGGTTATCGGGCATGATTAG
- the LOC109766595 gene encoding DEAD-box ATP-dependent RNA helicase 50, which produces MDVAGAQARALPLLLGRPAVSLRCSVSFSCGGARRSWASSATADGEDGGREYERVAMDTPGAYRLVDRSTGKSVIVWGGVDDGEEPGVPSPAVLSRVTADRSASKGAANGGTTAGVGSFGRLKAQKVQALARRSAAQLKREGTSGRTSIARRNEPSSADSDEEGSNYGRRKFVSDPARRAKPNGDSRDERSRAVRSLNSVLRQYKGDDDSDFSDEEPASGPKVWGKVADVTSYRREDRKQKVPLDSGFFSRRSFKEIGCGDEILGALRTFGFPQPSHIQAMAYGPVLEGRSCIIADQSGSGKTLAYLCPIVQNLRKEEAMGIHKPSPRNPRVIILTPTAELSSQVLQNCRSISKSGVPFRSMVATGGFRQKTQLESLDQELDVLIATPGRFLYLLQEGFVQLNNLRCAVFDEVDILFSEEGFEQVLHQLITVAPVTTQYLFVTATLPLDIYNKVVETFPDCEVLMGPSVHRTSARLEEILVDCSGNDNDEKNPETAFSNKRTALLKIIEESPVRKTIVFCNKIETCRKVENVLTRLDRKASQIKVLPFHAALDQAKRIANMKEFLKKQTTDSMFLVCTDRASRGIDFTNVNHVVLFDYPRDPSEYVRRVGRTARGASGDGKAFVFAVGKQVSLARRVMERNLKGHPLHDVPCF; this is translated from the exons ATGGACGTGGCGGGGGCACAGGCGCGCGCGCTGCCGCTCCTCCTCGGCCGTCCGGCCGTATCCCTTCGGTGCTCCGTCTCGTTCTCctgcggcggcgcgcggcggagctgggcgtcctccgccacggcGGATGGGGAGGACGGCGGCCGCGAGTACGAGCGGGTGGCCATGGACACCCCCGGAGCGTACCGGCTCGTGGACCGGAGCACCGGGAAGAGCGTCATCGTGTGGGGCGGCGTCGACGACGGCGAGGAGCCCGGCGTGCCGTCCCCGGCGGTCCTCTCCCGGGTCACCGCCGACCGCTCCGCCTCCAAAG GTGCAGCAAATGGGGGGACTACTGCAGGTGTCGGGAGCTTCGGAAGACTGAAGGCGCAGAAAGTGCAAGCTTTAGCTAGGAGATCAGCAGCCCAGCTCAAGAGGGAGGGCACTTCTGGCCGAACAAGCATCGCCCGGCGTAACGAGCCATCTTCTGCTGATTCTGATGAAGAGGGAAGCAATTATGGAAGAAGGAAGTTTGTCTCGGACCCAGCGCGCCGCGCAAAGCCGAATGGTGACTCTAGGGATGAGAGGAGCAGGGCCGTGCGTTCTCTGAATTCTGTCCTGAGGCAATACAAAGGCGACGATGATTCAGATTTTTCTGATGAAGAGCCTGCTTCTGGCCCCAAAGTTTGGGGTAAAGTTGCCGATGTTACGTCTTATAGAAGGGAGGATCGGAAGCAGAAGGTCCCTTTGGATAGTGGATTTTTCAGTCGCAGATCTTTTAAGGAGATTGGCTGCGGCGATGAGATTCTTGGTGCATTGAGAACCTTTGGGTTTCCTCAACCATCACACATTCAG GCAATGGCATATGGACCTGTCTTGGAGGGGAGGAGTTGCATTATTGCTGATCAAAGTGGGTCTGGCAAGACATTAGCATATCTTTGCCCTATAGTTCAAAATTTAAGGAAGGAAGAAGCTATGGGGATCCACAAACCATCTCCCAGGAACCCACGAGTCATAATATTGACACCTACTGCTGAACTTTCTTCTCAG GTCCTTCAGAATTGCCGTTCAATATCGAAATCTGGGGTTCCCTTCAGGTCTATGGTTGCGACCGGTGGATTTCGACAGAAGACGCAGCTGGAAAGCCTTGATCAAGAGCTAGATGTACTTATAGCAACACCTGGCCGGTTCCTGTATCTGCTTCAGGAAGGCTTTGTGCAGCTAAATAACCTCAGATG TGCCGTGTTCGATGAAGTGGATATTTTATTTAGTGAAGAAGGCTTTGAACAAGTGCTTCATCAGTTGATTACTGTGGCACCAGTGACCACACAATATCTTTTTGTCACTGCAACTCTTCCTCTTGATATATATAACAAGGTTGTTGAAACATTTCCTGACTGTGAGGTGCTCATGGGACCTAGTGTCCACCGGACAAGCGCCCGTCTTGAAGAG ATTCTTGTGGACTGCAGTGGAAATGACAATGATGAAAAGAATCCTGAAACAGCCTTTTCCAACAAGAGAACAGCACTTCTAAAGATTATTGAGGAATCTCCAGTTCGTAAAACAATCGTTTTCTGCAATAAG ATTGAGACATGTAGAAAGGTTGAGAATGTGCTGACACGGCTGGACAGGAAAGCGTCACAGATCAAGGTCCTACCGTTCCATGCTGCATTGGACCAGGCGAAACGCATCGCAAACATGAAGGAGTTCCTGAAGAAACAGACTACCGACTCGATGTTCCTCGTGTGCACAGACAG AGCTTCACGAGGGATCGACTTCACGAACGTGAACCACGTGGTGCTCTTTGACTACCCCCGCGACCCGAGCGAGTACGTGCGCAGGGTCGGCAGGACAGCCCGCGGCGCATCGGGCGACGGCAAGGCTTTTGTGTTTGCGGTGGGCAAGCAGGTGTCCCTGGCCAGGAGGGTGATGGAGAGGAACCTCAAGGGGCACCCGCTGCACGACGTCCCGTGCTTCTAG